The Arachis hypogaea cultivar Tifrunner chromosome 14, arahy.Tifrunner.gnm2.J5K5, whole genome shotgun sequence DNA window taatatataaggtcctgggaatgccagaggcaatcctaaaacgccgacactcagattatagagcttaaagtattaaacagaagccataaaaggtggtttcctaaaaatatttaatcctaacttaacttaaccttaaatctaagtcctatactgccattcctccatacctccaactccatcatgcattttcacggacaaatagacagataaaggcaaacacaagaaggttacaactactgcaggtaacaaatacacatttagcatggaaaatacagataggcacacccaattagagcacaagcaagtaattcaagtaatatgcatatgatgcatgcctgtcctatggctgatgaggctcatctgtcggttatccagccaacccgacaagtctgaattgtccttagactgtcccccgacgtgcatccccaaaagtctatgcatagatttttctcaaataatcaatattgctcaatgggggtaacattcccgggaatttatatagtgcccggtcacacttacgtcgtagggtcaacagagtatcgagttttcaacctggtacacgtggtggcaagccacggcacttaatccagggaatctcgtatctcagattattcaaattcataagccatataaataattcaattaaaattcatcaacatccacatcattctcaatcacatctcattcatcattatatgtcaatcatattcaatcattatccttcattatcacacctctcattccgtccatcaatagttccaattcaaaacataattcattcttttccaaatgaactaaacttaaaacatgctcattttcttaataactcaaaatcaaaccatataacctttaaatctaaatctttttaaataatcatataaacaaaatctctaatttttataaaatttcggcagcatttcctctaaaactcggactttgccaccctgttTGGGTCCAAACctgtattcttttcaattcaacataccctttctcatcatcataacaaccaccacaataaatctacctcaaatcaacaattaaactcatacaatattcaaatccaacaaccaaaattcaactaaggatcatagttcacaaatcctaggcttttaacacaaaatacctcattatcacaacaacctccacaatagttatacctcaaatcaataattcaccaaatcattagttaatcaacaataacattcaaccataattctctccaaattaacataacaacattcaccatccaaaattaaaaactaattatccaataaacttcaaccaaatatattcatcgacaaattactaaatattaaatatacacctgcattccaacttatcctatggtcatctagcctaagttttcacagaacattatatattaaatgtaagaaacctaaaccataccttagccgatttccacgtaacgaccaaagctatttattcaaaaccaaaacagcccctcaaaactcaactaatccgcttcctccaagttccagtattcacaatttcaagctccaattatttattttcaacctaatacacattcataatacatatatacccaatttaatactcaaagctcaaatttaatgaaattaaaatagaattatcgtatcctcaccttacccaagcttcacataagcaagagtgaacgtttctctcaagctaattggatcctaaaacatcagaaatcaaagaaattcaacattcccacttaaaattcgaaaattgggagAAAAGAGggctgagagtgattaaacaagttaccagtgaaattgttccggtagaaatgtagagctcgacgcggtggacgcgtggccgcaaacggtgcggcgattggagctcggacggagaagttacggggatCGAAAATTTACCGTAAAGTTACGGAAGCTTTCTCCCCTCCCTGGAAGTGTTTCACGCTGCTGCATCCAAATGAGGGAGAGAAAGGGGTTCAGCTTCATTTTAATGAgttggtccggttggaccgacggCCCGGTTTGGATCCGGTTCAATCGGTTCGGTCCGTTTGGTCTAATTTTTGGACCaatttcttcgaaattagtgtcaaaattctcatttcgatgagctctaccctattttgatataatattcgcatttctaatcctccttattaaaaaataatttattaactaattatttactaatttaaccggggtttacatcctacccacctaataaagaattttgccctcaaaattcaaatatagttacctgaaaagagatgtggatagtcctttcgcatatctgattcgagttcccaggtatgttcctcgataccagctcgtctccaagctacttttaccaatgatacttcccttcctcgtaatcgtttaacactggtgtcatcaatcctcaccggaattactgggagtgttagatcttctctcacttggattggttctggttctagaacatgacttgcgtcaggattatacttccgaagctgtgacacatgggacacatcgtgcaaattcgaaagatacggcggtaaggcaattctataagccactggcccaattctcttcaggatctcaaacggtccaatataacggggattcagtttcttagtcttaatagctcttcccactccagtggttggtgtaactttcaaaaagacatgttctccttcttcgaactccaaaggctttcgcctctgGTCAGCATAGCTCTTTTGGCGGCTTTGGGAtataagcattcgactacgaatcttctttatctgctcagtcgttttggctatcatctcaggccctaataaactcctttctccagtttcataccaacacaatggagattgacatttcctgccatacagagcctcatatggagccattccgatgctcgcatgatagctattattataagcaaactctactaatggcatataccggtcccagctcgccggttggtccaaaacacaagctcttagcatatcttccaaggtctgaatagttctttctgactgaccatctgtctgagggtgatacgcagtactcaagcttaactgagtcccaaatgcacgctgaaaagctccccagaaccttgatgtgaaacgaggatctctgtcAGATATGATAGTAGAAGGCACACCATgcaacctgacaatctctttgatatacattcgagccaattcctccattgtgcaacttatttggataggaagaaagtgagctgattttgtcagtcgatccacaaccacccaaatagcgtcacaaccagatcgggttctaggcaaacctatcacaaaatccattgcgatactctcccatttccattgtggaatctccaaaggctgaagggtccctgatggtctctgatgctcaatcttaaccttctgacacgttaaacatttagatacatgcaatgccacatcattcttcatacctggccaccagaacatcgctttcagatcctgatacattttagtgctccctgggtgaattgaaaacccgctcttatgagcttccttcaagatacttTGTCGCAGGTCTCCAACATCAGgcacaataatccggttcttgaacctccataaaccatcctgaccttctgacactctccactattttccctgttcaactgctggtaataccttatgtaacgcttcactatctcgatgagccttcagaagttctgatttaaaatcacttgaaatctgcaactgactcaaacacaggattccagattcttctctaattcccaaattcaaaccttgaaatgcctttAGTAATTCTTCttcccgtagcatcatccaagctgcatataaagattttcgactcaaagcgtccgccacaacgttcgcttttcctggatgataattcaattcaaaatcatagtcTTTTAGAagctccatccatctcctctgacgcatatttaattctttctgctcaaaaagatacttcaaactcttatggtctgagaaaacttgaaacttaacaccatagagatagtgcctccaaatctttaaagcaaacacaacagcagcaagcTCCAAATCATGTGTCGGATAGTTCATTTCATGCGGCCTTAattgccgtgaggcgtatgctacaacattctggtgctgcatcagaacACACCCCaaccctttcagagatgcatcacaatacacttcaaacggttcacttggttcaggtaataccaatacaggtgcagtagtcaacttgtgcttcaatgcctggaaactctcttcacattccggagtccagataaaaggtgtgtccttcctagtcaacttagttaaaggtaaggcgagctgtgaaaatcctttaatgaatctgcgataataccccaccaaacctaagaaactcctgatctctgtcactgaagttggtcgctcccaattcatcactgcttccaccttagcaggatccacagctatcccctgcttactcaccacgtggccaagaaacttcacttcactcttccagaactcacatttagataacttagcatataacttcctatCTCTCAGAATTTGAAGCACAATCCGCAAGTGATCAGCATGTtcctcttcagtcttagaataaacaagaatgtcatcaatgaagacaataacaaacttgtccagatacggtcgaaaaatcctattcatataatccataaatactgccggggcattagttaacccgaaagacatcactgtatactcataatgaccataacgggttctgaaagcagttttcggaatatcctcgtctctaacccttatctgatgatatccggatcgcaaatcaatcttagaaaatacaccggcaccctgtaactgatccattagatcatcgattctaggcaacagatatttattcttcacagtgatcttattcaattgccgataatcgacacacagccgcatactcccatccttcttctttaccagtaacactggcgctccccacggagaaacacttggtcggataaaatgcttacccaacagatcttccagctgagctttcagttcagccatttctaaaggtgacatcctataaggagtaattgaaatcggaccggctccaggcaccaactcaatttcGAATTCAACTTCCCGATTAGGCggaaattcattaatatcatccggaaacacatctgaaaattcacatacaacaggaatctgctctaaactctgatcatcacctgatactcccgcagttaataacataataccctgacattcggttccagaacagtttactatcatagaattcaaatagtaactattcaccacaaccggtgcttctgacccttccggcataaactgtactgactttTTAGAACAATCAAGtaaaacatgattcttggataaccaatccaatcccaaaatgagatcaagaccagtcataggcaaacaaatcaaatcatgcacaaattcacgctgttgcactcgaaaaggaacttgtggacattctatcctagtcaccatagcttcatgagtagcattatatactttcaaatcataacctagaaccaccattctcaatcctaattcatgggccttttcaaatgcaataaatgaatgacttgctcctgaatcaaataaagcatttaagattttaccagccatttcacaattacctctaatcagtgtctcagatccctcagcaccaatggtagaagtggtgtatactctccccggctgctgcaccctaccagtctcatacttcttcttctcaggGCAATTACTGGCTATATGCCCGGGCTGTCCACAGGAATAGCACACTCCAAGTCCTAGTCTGCACGGAACTCCAGGATGATACTTTCCGCACTTCTGACAATTCAGATCTTgctgtggctgcttcccaaacctttttccttgacTAGCATTGGTATTCGGCCTTCTGTAATTACCTTGACCCTGAGTCTGCTGCGAAACAAAACCTCCACGtttgaaattcctacctctcggagcaaagttcctccctgaaggcctctgaaaaggcatcctcaaactccctttctctgctgccgccttcctcacacaatcctcagccaccctactcttattcaccaattcagaaaataccctgatctccattggggcaacgaagctcagaatattgctccgaagacctccctcatatttaatacacttccattcagcaaaatcttcaggcgcaccttgacagatacgagaaaagcgacataactcctcaaatttgctagtatactcagcaatagtcatctgtccctgctttaactgcattaattcaagttccttggcatttctggctgaattaggaaaatatttcttatagaactctgtccggaaaacctcccaaggaatcgcagcaccatcaggctgcaggatacgtcgtgttccctgccaccaatactgagcttcaccttgcaactgataagttccaaattcaacccattgctcttcaggaacctgttgtgcctgtaatgccctttccatagcctgaatccaattatctgcatcagtgggatttgaggttcccctaaaagtcggagggcgaactttcagaaatgtagcaagtgtcataggaccgtctctatcattattgttcccatgattaccctgatttatctgattacccagtgcctcagctgttgcctgcatagctgcagccatatttcccaaggcagccataaagtctactggatcagtccctgtgggtacaggagtaacggtgcctgtcctacctctacctcgcccgcgaccgcgtccgcgagtcgacatctggtccctatacacaccaaacaagtgatattaagttgatcagtctcaatatcgcaggtctaatgctttaagttccaaatgcatgctcacaaacttttatgccatatatatcaatcagatatcctaatagcacataaacacagatacagagaatgcacagaagcacaatcagtccgtctttcaggctctataggaacgaactgctctgataccattaatgtaacaccctaccacacaaagctttacgcttaagtcgtaaaacagaggtgatgtggtattacgacctctaaaataaaataagtacatataatagcagaagagttataatatgctaggagccttgaagaaaagggggaaataaaaatcgcacaataaaggcgcaacgctcaaggaacgagttaacttacgtgctaagaaaaccataactatcaaacataagctaacagaagtgggaatagagtgccaaagatacaaaatatcaagctcctaactcagcctgcgaagtcaagactggccggagaatatttacacatatatatacatacatatccaaaacccaaaagtacatatacacaatcctgcctctccataaacctctaagaggatcaaaaagaataagtcatgcggagagaaaactaagtacatatatatacatcatagcataacaaaatatcccagtaaccactccgcttcaagagtccagacgcctaacgagatgcctctcgacctgcatctgaaaaataacaacatagtatggaatgagaaccggaggttctcagtatggtaaaggtgccacacacataatatataaggtcctgggaatgccagaggcaatcctaaaacgccgacactcagattatagagcttaaagtattaaacagaagccataaaaggtggtttcctaaaaatatttaatcctaacttaacttaaccttaaatctaagtcctatactgccattcctccatacctccaactccatcatgcattttcacggacaaatagacagataaaggcaaacacaagaaggttacaactactgcaggtaacaaatacacatttagcatggaaaatacagataggcacacccaattagagcacaagcaagtaattcaagtaatatgcatatgatgcatgcctgtcctatggctgatgaggctcatctgtcggttatccagccaacccgacaagtctgaattgtccttagactgtcccccgacgtgcatccccaagagtctatgcatagatttttctcaaataatcaatattgctcaatgggggtaacattcccgggaatttatatagtgcccggtcacacttacgtcgtagggtcaacagagtatcgagttttcaacctggtacacgtggtggcaagccatggcacttaatccagggaatctcgtatctcagattattcaaattcataagccatataaataattcaattaaaattcatcaacatccacatcattctcaatcacatctcattcatcattatatgtcaatcatattcaatcattatccttcattatcacacctctcattccgtccatcaatagttccaatttaaaacataattcattcttttccaaatgaactaaacttaaaacatgctcattttcttaataactcaaaatcaaaccatataacctttaaatctaaatctttttaaataatcatataaacaaaatctctaatttttataaaatttcggcagcatctcctctaaaactcggactttgccaccctgttTGGGTCCAAACctgtattcttttcaattcaacataccctttctcatcatcataacaaccaccacaataaatctacctcaaatcaacaattaaactcatacaatattcaaatccaacaaccaaaattcaactaaggatcatagttcacaaatcctaggcttttaacacaaaatacctcattatcacaacaacctccacaatagttatacctcaaatcaataattcaccaaatcattagttaatcaacaataacattcaaccataattctctccaaattaacataacaacattcaccatccaaaattaaaaactaattatccaataaacttcaaccaaatatattcatcgacaaattactaaatattaaatatacacctgcattccaacttatcctatggtcatctagcctaagttttcacagaacattatatattaaatgtaagaaacctaaaccataccttagccgatttccacgtaacgaccaaagctatttattcaaaaccaaaacagcccctcaaaactcaactaatccgcttcctccaagttccagtattcacaatttcaagctccaattatttattttcaacctaatacacattcataatacatatatacccaatttaatactcaaagctcaaatttaatgaaattaaaatagaattatcgtatcctcaccttacccaagcttcacataagcaagagtgaacgtttctctcaagctaattggatcctaaaacatcagaaatcaaagaaattcaacattcccacttaaaattcaaaaattgggAGAAAAGAGggctgagagtgattaaacaagttaccagtgaaattgttccggtagaaatgtagagctcgacgcggtggacgcgtggccgcaaacggtgcggcgattggagctcggacggagaagttacggggatCGGAAATTTACCGTAAAGTTACGGAAGCTTTCTCCCCTCCCTGGAAGTGTTTCACGCTGCTGCATCCAAATGAGGGAGAGAAAGGGGTTCAGCTTCATTTTAATGAgttggtccggttggaccgacggCCCGGTTTGgatccggttcaaccggttcggtccgtTTGGTCTAATTTTTGGAccgatttcttcgaaattagtgtcaaaattctcgtttcgatgagctctaccctattttgatataatattcgcatttctaatccttcttattaaaaaataatttattaactaattatctactaatttaaccggggtttacagcAAACGTTataagataggctcaatgcacaaggTCATATGATCTTAAAGCTTTACAAAACTTGAGGTGccaaaatagggtgcaaatcaagataggcgttcacaaagCAAAGTGGTAATTAGTGTGGTAAAAGGCTGCAAGGCATGTTGGTATTTAAACAGCGGCATAACGTTCGCTGACAATCCTCGTCCCCACTTCAAAACTTCAATTTCCCAACTCCACCAATCATTTTACAACCTCATAGCCAATCATAGGCCTAACAACCGCAACCCGTTCGCAAgggacaaaacacccacaactcataacattgtacacctaccgcttcaactt harbors:
- the LOC140178301 gene encoding uncharacterized protein isoform X2, translated to MTLATFLKVRPPTFRGTSNPTDADNWIQAMERALQAQQVPEEQWVEFGTYQLQGEAQYWWQGTRRILQPDGAAIPWEVFRTEFYKKYFPNSARNAKELELMQLKQGQMTIAEYTSKFEELCRFSRICQGAPEDFAEWKCIKYEGGLRSNILSFVAPMEIRVFSELVNKSRVAEDCVRKAAAEKGSLRMPFQRPSGRNFAPRGRNFKRGGFVSQQTQGQGNYRRPNTNASQGKRFGKQPQQDLNCQKCGKYHPGVPCRLGLGVCYSCGQPGHIASNCPEKKKYETGRVQQPGRVYTTSTIGAEGSETLIRGSN
- the LOC140178301 gene encoding uncharacterized protein isoform X1, which produces MTLATFLKVRPPTFRGTSNPTDADNWIQAMERALQAQQVPEEQWVEFGTYQLQGEAQYWWQGTRRILQPDGAAIPWEVFRTEFYKKYFPNSARNAKELELMQLKQGQMTIAEYTSKFEELCRFSRICQGAPEDFAEWKCIKYEGGLRSNILSFVAPMEIRVFSELVNKSRVAEDCVRKAAAEKGSLRMPFQRPSGRNFAPRGRNFKRGGFVSQQTQGQGNYRRPNTNASQGKRFGKQPQQDLNCQKCGKYHPGVPCRLGLGVCYSCGQPGHIASNCPEKKKYETGRVQQPGRVYTTSTIGAEGSETLIRDAGREASR